A region of the Candidatus Kryptonium sp. genome:
AAGGTCTGCCATTCGGCTTAACAAAAATTTTTGCTTTGATAAAGGCAATTCGCACTGTCATCGCAAGATTAAAGACATAAAACATAAAAAGATAAGGAGGTAGATAAAGTGGCGAAAGAATATACGACGGAAAAAATCAGAAACATCGGATTAATTGGACATGGGGGTTCTGGTAAAACATCGTTCGCAGAAGCAATCCTTTATAGCGCTGGGGTAACAACTCGGCTTGGAAGAGTTCAAGAAGGAAATACCGTTTCGGATTACCATCCTGATGAAATTGCACAACAGGTCTCAATCAACTTGTCCCTTTTGCATTGCGAGTGGAAGGATACTAAAATTAACATTATTGATATGCCTGGTTATGCTGACTTTATTGGTGAAGTTAAAAGTGGTTTAAAGGTAAGTGATACCGCTCTCCTTTTTGTTAAATCCGTTGAGGGTGTTGAAATAGGAACTGAAACAGCGTGGGAGTCAGCTAAAGAAACTGGGAACAGCGTTATTTTCATTGTTAACAAGCTTGATGCCGAACATTCAAACTTTGATAATGTAGTCAATCAGATACGGGAAAGATTTGGACATGAAGCGATTGTTGCTCAATTCCCTGTAAATCAGGGAACTGGTTTTGATTCCATCGTTGACCTTGTTAGAATGAAAGTTTTGAAATTTTCAAAAGATCTTTCTGGAAACTATACCGAAGAAGAAATACCGCAAAATTTAAAGGAAAAAGCGGAAAAATTAAGAGAAGAACTAATAGAATCAATCGCTGAAACAGACGAAGAACTTTTGAATAAGTTTTTTGAGAATGGTGGATTAACGGATGAAGAATTGAAAATTGGTTTTATGAAGGCTCTTGCTGAAAGAAAAATTTTCCCGATTTTCTGCGCTGATGCATATCATAACATAGGAGTAAAGTCCATTCTTGATTTCATAGTTGATTATTGTCCAAGCCCAAACAAAAAATCTGTTGAAGCTATATTAAAAAATTCTACACCGCAAACGATAAATTTAAATTACAATCCTTCCGGCGAACCAGTTTTGTTTGTTTTTAAAACAGTTTCAGAAGCACATGTCGGTGAATTTTCATTTTTCAAAGTTTATTCAGGAACAATTACTCGTGGAATTGATCTTGTAAATCAAAGCAATGGCACGATTGAAAGGTTAAGCCAGCTTTATGTGATGAACGGTAAAGAAAGGAAAGAAGTCCAAAAGTTTTATGCAGGAGATATCGGCGCAGTTGTTAAATTGAAAAATACACACACAAATGACACTCTTTCAACAAAAACATTTCCAGTTGTAATTCCACCTATTAAATTCCCAGAACCAGTTATTCAATTTGCCATTATATCAAAGAACAAGGGCGAGGAAGAAAAAATCGCAGCAGGACTACATTCGCTTCACGAGGAAGATCCAACATTTGTCTTCACAGTTGATAATGAATTACAGCAAACGATAATCAGCGGGCAAGGGGAAACTCATCTAATGATAATTGCGAAGCGATTAAAAGAGAAATACGGAGTTGAAGTAGAATTGGGTGAGCCCAAAATTCCATATCGTGAAACAATAAAAGGTAAAGCAAGGGAACAAGGTAAATATAAAAGACAAACTGGTGGAAGAGGTCAATATGGAGATGTTTGGCTTGTCCTTGAACCTTTACCAAGAGGTGGAGGATTTGAATTCGTTGATGCAATAGTTGGAGGTGTTGTACCAAGAAACTATATTCCTGCCGTTGAAAAGGGAGTCCGTGATACAATGGCGAAAGGTGTCCTTGCAGGTTATCCAGTGATTGATGTCAAAGTTACGCTTGATTATGGTTCCTATCATCCTGTTGATTCATCTGACCTTGCTTTCCAAATCGCAGCGTCAATGGCTTTTAAGAAAGCTTTTATGAATGCAAATCCAGTTTTGCTCGAGCCGATTTATGAAGTAGAAGTTAAAGTTCCAGAAGAGTATATGGGAAGTGTGATAGGTGATATTTCAAGCAGGAGAGGGAAGGTAATAGGGATGACTGCTGAGGGAGCCTATCAAGTCGTCAAAGCATATGTTCCACAGAAGGAGCTTTACAGATATTCATCTGCTTTGAGGTCCTTAACGCAAGGTCGTGGGATTTTTACCGCAAGATTTTCGCATTATGAGGAGGTTCCAAAAGAAATTGCGGACAAAATCATAGCTGAAGCCCAGAAGCAAAAGGAAGCAGTTGAGGAGGAATAGGATTAAA
Encoded here:
- the fusA gene encoding elongation factor G, which codes for MAKEYTTEKIRNIGLIGHGGSGKTSFAEAILYSAGVTTRLGRVQEGNTVSDYHPDEIAQQVSINLSLLHCEWKDTKINIIDMPGYADFIGEVKSGLKVSDTALLFVKSVEGVEIGTETAWESAKETGNSVIFIVNKLDAEHSNFDNVVNQIRERFGHEAIVAQFPVNQGTGFDSIVDLVRMKVLKFSKDLSGNYTEEEIPQNLKEKAEKLREELIESIAETDEELLNKFFENGGLTDEELKIGFMKALAERKIFPIFCADAYHNIGVKSILDFIVDYCPSPNKKSVEAILKNSTPQTINLNYNPSGEPVLFVFKTVSEAHVGEFSFFKVYSGTITRGIDLVNQSNGTIERLSQLYVMNGKERKEVQKFYAGDIGAVVKLKNTHTNDTLSTKTFPVVIPPIKFPEPVIQFAIISKNKGEEEKIAAGLHSLHEEDPTFVFTVDNELQQTIISGQGETHLMIIAKRLKEKYGVEVELGEPKIPYRETIKGKAREQGKYKRQTGGRGQYGDVWLVLEPLPRGGGFEFVDAIVGGVVPRNYIPAVEKGVRDTMAKGVLAGYPVIDVKVTLDYGSYHPVDSSDLAFQIAASMAFKKAFMNANPVLLEPIYEVEVKVPEEYMGSVIGDISSRRGKVIGMTAEGAYQVVKAYVPQKELYRYSSALRSLTQGRGIFTARFSHYEEVPKEIADKIIAEAQKQKEAVEEE